The Chitinivibrionales bacterium genome has a window encoding:
- the uvrB gene encoding excinuclease ABC subunit UvrB, whose translation MKLKLVSEYSPRGDQPDAIAQISDSMIKDVKHQTLLGVTGSGKTFTMANIIEKVQLPTLIISHNKTLAAQLYQEFKDFFPENAVEYFVSFYDYYQPEAYIPSTDTYIEKSSEINDEIDRLRLKATSSLLSRKDVIIVASVSCIYNIGSPESYREASVDISCGDVISRKAFLKRLVDMRYVRNDMSFERGTFRIRGDSIDIYPAYEETGIRIETFGDEIETIKRFRPIDGKIINTQESIVIFPAKHFVSTGLSLEGAIKQIHQELQLQLEKFRSENKLVEAQRLEQRTLYDIEMLREMGYVNGIENYSRILEGRKPGSRPHSLLEFFSTPFLTIIDESHATIPQINGMYNGDRARKQTLVDHGFRIPCALDNRPLKFTEFEEITDFVLYSSATPADYELKKSGGVIVEQIIRPTGLIDPPIEIKPAGNQVDDLIEELRTTISRGGRALVTTLTKRMSEDLTEYLDALEFKVQYLHSEVETLERSEILRNLREGKFDIIVGINLLREGLDLPEVSLVAILDADKEGFLRSTRSLIQIAGRAARNTEGRIILYADIMTNSIKATVQECGRRREKQIEYNQLHNITPQSIRRIIKGPLSFYSAAEDEQEVSMAAEPSPGYGKEIPDDTDSLIKELEKEMQQAAKNLEFEKAARLRDRIAALTGER comes from the coding sequence ATGAAATTAAAACTCGTTTCTGAATATAGCCCCAGAGGTGATCAGCCCGACGCGATTGCTCAGATCTCCGATAGCATGATCAAGGATGTCAAGCATCAGACCCTCCTCGGCGTTACCGGATCGGGCAAGACATTTACCATGGCAAATATCATCGAAAAAGTCCAGTTGCCTACGCTGATCATTTCCCATAACAAAACACTTGCAGCCCAGCTCTACCAGGAATTCAAAGACTTTTTTCCGGAAAATGCAGTTGAATACTTTGTCTCCTTCTACGATTACTATCAGCCGGAAGCCTACATCCCTTCCACCGACACCTATATCGAGAAGAGCTCCGAGATCAACGATGAAATCGACCGCCTGCGGCTCAAGGCGACCAGTTCCCTGCTTTCCCGGAAAGATGTCATTATCGTTGCGAGTGTCTCCTGCATCTACAATATCGGTTCTCCGGAATCTTACCGTGAAGCGAGTGTCGACATCTCCTGTGGTGATGTCATAAGCCGGAAGGCCTTTCTCAAACGACTCGTCGATATGCGTTATGTCCGGAATGATATGTCCTTTGAGCGCGGCACGTTCCGGATCAGGGGAGATTCCATCGATATCTACCCTGCCTACGAAGAGACCGGGATCAGGATCGAAACCTTCGGAGATGAAATAGAAACCATCAAACGATTCAGACCCATCGACGGAAAGATCATCAATACTCAGGAGAGCATCGTCATTTTCCCGGCAAAGCATTTTGTCTCCACGGGGTTGTCCCTTGAAGGGGCCATCAAACAGATCCATCAGGAATTGCAGCTGCAGCTTGAAAAATTCAGATCTGAAAACAAGCTCGTTGAAGCTCAACGGCTTGAACAGCGCACCCTGTACGACATCGAAATGCTTCGTGAGATGGGCTATGTCAACGGCATCGAAAACTACTCCCGCATACTCGAGGGCCGCAAACCAGGAAGCCGTCCGCACAGTCTCCTGGAATTTTTCTCCACGCCCTTTCTCACCATTATCGATGAGTCTCATGCAACCATACCGCAAATCAACGGCATGTACAACGGCGACCGGGCACGAAAACAGACCCTGGTCGACCACGGTTTCCGTATCCCCTGTGCCCTCGACAACCGGCCACTGAAATTCACTGAATTCGAGGAGATTACCGATTTCGTGCTCTACTCATCGGCCACCCCTGCGGATTACGAACTTAAAAAATCCGGCGGCGTCATTGTCGAACAGATCATCAGGCCTACCGGACTGATTGATCCACCGATCGAAATCAAACCCGCAGGTAATCAGGTTGACGATCTGATCGAAGAACTCAGGACGACCATCTCCCGCGGAGGACGGGCCCTGGTCACGACCCTTACGAAACGGATGTCTGAAGATCTCACCGAGTATCTCGATGCTCTGGAATTCAAAGTGCAATACCTTCACTCTGAAGTGGAAACCCTTGAACGGTCGGAAATACTCCGCAACCTCCGGGAAGGGAAATTCGATATCATCGTCGGTATCAACCTGCTCAGGGAAGGTCTCGATCTTCCGGAAGTATCGCTGGTGGCCATTCTCGATGCAGATAAAGAGGGATTCCTCCGCTCCACGCGCTCGCTGATTCAGATAGCCGGCCGGGCAGCCCGTAATACCGAGGGAAGAATCATCCTTTACGCGGATATCATGACCAATTCCATCAAAGCAACCGTACAGGAGTGCGGTCGACGTCGGGAAAAACAGATAGAATACAACCAGCTCCACAACATTACCCCGCAAAGCATTCGACGGATTATCAAAGGCCCGCTCTCCTTTTACAGTGCTGCCGAAGATGAACAGGAAGTGAGCATGGCCGCAGAACCCTCACCCGGATATGGAAAAGAAATACCCGATGATACTGATTCTCTTATAAAGGAACTCGAAAAAGAGATGCAGCAGGCAGCGAAAAATCTCGAATTTGAAAAGGCGGCCCGGCTACGCGACCGGATCGCCGCTTTAACCGGGGAACGGTAA